One Priestia filamentosa DNA segment encodes these proteins:
- a CDS encoding DeoR/GlpR family DNA-binding transcription regulator, which translates to MSLLAEERKKRIIEIVNNEGQVKVNNLAKIFKVSTETIRRHLEELESEQKIRKVHGGAVRVEEDSNELSMFKRRILHIDQKIIIGLKAASFVEDGEVIFIDEGSTTLQMASSIKRKKDVTVITNSFPFAAKLMEYEDNEHPFKGEMIFLGGHVKGDHFRTSGSLAEKMAKELFVDKAFISIDGLDYHAGITSYDLDKCMLSNIFMANAKQSYILSDSSKIGNIANYKIQDLSEVNYIITNVPYVKDFGINDSKWIQAD; encoded by the coding sequence ATGTCTTTATTAGCTGAAGAAAGAAAGAAGAGAATTATAGAGATAGTAAATAATGAAGGACAGGTGAAGGTAAATAATCTTGCAAAGATTTTTAAAGTATCAACAGAAACTATTCGTCGTCATCTAGAAGAATTAGAAAGTGAACAAAAAATTAGAAAAGTTCACGGTGGAGCAGTAAGAGTTGAAGAAGATTCTAATGAATTGTCTATGTTTAAGAGAAGAATCCTCCATATTGATCAAAAAATTATCATTGGTCTAAAAGCTGCATCTTTTGTGGAAGATGGAGAGGTTATTTTTATTGATGAAGGAAGTACGACGTTACAAATGGCTTCTTCTATCAAACGAAAGAAAGATGTGACGGTTATTACGAACTCATTTCCTTTTGCAGCTAAGCTAATGGAATATGAGGATAATGAACATCCGTTTAAAGGAGAAATGATTTTCCTTGGAGGGCATGTAAAAGGTGATCATTTTCGTACTTCTGGTTCTTTAGCAGAGAAAATGGCTAAGGAGCTCTTTGTAGATAAAGCCTTTATTTCTATTGATGGGCTTGATTATCATGCAGGTATCACAAGTTACGATTTAGATAAATGTATGCTTTCTAATATCTTTATGGCTAATGCTAAGCAATCTTATATCTTAAGTGACTCTTCAAAGATTGGTAATATTGCTAATTACAAAATACAAGATCTAAGTGAAGTGAACTATATTATTACGAATGTACCATATGTTAAAGACTTTGGAATAAATGATTCTAAGTGGATTCAAGCTGATTAG
- a CDS encoding ABC transporter ATP-binding protein, translating into MLKLEQISKQYDNKVVLDNISLEINKGEIVSLLGQSGSGKTTLLNIILGLTKMDKGRIIFDNENLTNVKMKDRGFNIVFQDYALFPHLNAYDNIVYGLKNKRGLVTEEELKEYINFLELKPHLNKKISELSGGQKQRVALARTLVMKPKLLLLDEPLSALDGVIKESIKERIKSIAKEFQLTTIIVTHDPEEALTLSDKILIINQGSISQFGTPHEIIHQPKNEFVKGFILKQLQIKRQNIFHLFGEQYA; encoded by the coding sequence TTGCTAAAGCTAGAGCAAATTAGTAAACAGTATGATAACAAGGTAGTGCTTGATAACATTAGTTTGGAAATTAATAAAGGCGAGATTGTTTCGTTACTTGGACAAAGTGGAAGCGGGAAAACAACGCTATTAAATATTATTTTAGGTCTAACAAAAATGGATAAAGGGAGAATTATTTTTGACAATGAGAATTTGACGAATGTAAAGATGAAGGATCGAGGATTTAATATTGTATTTCAAGATTATGCCCTTTTTCCTCATTTGAATGCCTATGACAACATTGTATATGGGCTGAAGAATAAACGAGGGTTAGTGACTGAAGAAGAATTAAAAGAGTATATTAATTTCCTTGAGCTAAAGCCTCATCTAAATAAAAAAATTAGTGAATTATCTGGAGGACAAAAACAGAGGGTAGCACTAGCTAGAACTTTAGTGATGAAGCCAAAACTTCTTCTCCTTGATGAACCATTAAGTGCCCTTGATGGAGTTATTAAGGAATCAATTAAAGAAAGAATTAAATCAATTGCAAAGGAATTTCAGCTCACAACTATTATTGTAACCCATGATCCAGAAGAAGCATTAACTTTATCTGATAAGATTCTTATTATTAATCAAGGGAGTATCTCTCAATTTGGGACACCTCATGAAATTATTCACCAACCAAAGAATGAATTTGTGAAAGGATTTATATTAAAACAATTACAGATTAAAAGACAAAATATCTTTCATTTATTTGGTGAGCAATATGCTTAA